One Stenotrophomonas oahuensis genomic region harbors:
- the yedA gene encoding drug/metabolite exporter YedA, whose product MAVPTPVPAPAPRTGMVVLALLLVYVVWGSTYLGIRLALEGGALPLTTVSGARFIVAGSLMYAVLRWRGMAAPTGRQWRNLVFMGLTMLVLGNGMVVLAERTVSSGLAATAVASVPLWMALFGAIRGEHATKGEWLGIAIGFLGVVWLNAGSSLTASPQGLILLLIAPIGWAFGSVSARRLDLPAPFMTAAGQMLCGGVMLVALGLATGERPTSWPSMNGLLAVVYLCMFGSIVAFTAYVWLLHNVRPALAGSYAYVNPVIAVLLGAWIGHERFGAHDLLAMGVILAGVVVLTLARTRAK is encoded by the coding sequence ATGGCCGTCCCCACCCCCGTTCCCGCCCCCGCGCCGCGTACCGGCATGGTGGTTTTGGCGTTGCTGCTGGTCTATGTGGTGTGGGGCTCCACCTACCTGGGCATCCGGCTGGCCCTGGAAGGGGGCGCGCTGCCGCTCACCACCGTGTCCGGAGCCCGTTTCATCGTGGCCGGCAGCCTGATGTACGCGGTATTGCGCTGGCGCGGCATGGCCGCCCCGACCGGCCGCCAGTGGCGCAATCTGGTGTTCATGGGCCTGACCATGCTGGTGCTGGGCAACGGCATGGTGGTGCTGGCCGAGCGCACCGTCTCCTCGGGCCTGGCGGCCACCGCAGTGGCCTCGGTGCCGCTGTGGATGGCGCTGTTCGGCGCAATCCGGGGCGAACACGCCACCAAGGGCGAATGGCTGGGCATCGCCATCGGCTTCCTCGGCGTGGTCTGGCTGAATGCGGGCAGCAGCCTCACCGCGTCCCCGCAGGGGCTGATCCTGCTGCTGATCGCCCCCATCGGCTGGGCCTTCGGCTCTGTCAGCGCCCGCCGCCTCGACCTTCCGGCCCCGTTCATGACCGCCGCCGGGCAGATGCTCTGTGGCGGCGTCATGCTGGTTGCGCTCGGGCTGGCCACCGGCGAACGCCCCACCAGCTGGCCCAGCATGAATGGGCTGCTGGCGGTGGTGTATCTGTGCATGTTCGGCTCCATCGTCGCCTTCACTGCCTACGTGTGGCTGCTGCACAACGTGCGCCCGGCGCTGGCCGGCAGCTACGCCTACGTGAACCCGGTCATCGCCGTGCTGCTGGGGGCCTGGATCGGCCACGAGCGTTTCGGCGCGCACGACCTGCTGGCGATGGGCGTGATCCTGGCTGGCGTGGTGGTGCTGACCCTCGCCCGGACCCGCGCCAAGTGA
- the rarD gene encoding EamA family transporter RarD → MSTVDAQALQEQRRGLAITAFTFTLWGLVPVYWHLLKAVPSQQIIAHRIIWSTVLVVAWLLLSSGRRWWKTIAAQPRALPTLALSSLAIAFNWGLYIWAINAGHVIETSLGYFINPLVSVLLGVLVLKERLRGLQWLAVACAAVGVAWLTVDAGRPPWIALGLACSFGLYGLLRKLISVDPVAGLGIESLYLFLPAIGFAIWSEGAHGGAFFSGWGWKNDLLLILGGAVTALPLIGFAYGVKRIPLSLVGILQYIAPTIGLLLGVFFFREPFDTGKALGFAAIWVGLLLFIGDSLWRTRKAATR, encoded by the coding sequence GTGAGCACGGTGGACGCGCAGGCGCTGCAGGAGCAGCGCCGGGGCCTGGCGATCACCGCCTTCACCTTCACCCTGTGGGGCCTGGTGCCGGTGTACTGGCACCTGCTCAAGGCGGTGCCATCGCAGCAGATCATTGCCCACCGCATCATCTGGAGCACCGTGCTGGTGGTGGCCTGGCTGCTGCTGAGCAGCGGCCGGCGCTGGTGGAAGACCATTGCCGCGCAGCCGCGCGCGCTGCCCACGCTGGCGCTGAGCAGCCTGGCCATCGCCTTCAACTGGGGCCTGTACATCTGGGCCATCAACGCCGGCCACGTCATCGAAACCAGCCTGGGCTACTTCATCAACCCGCTGGTGAGCGTGCTGCTGGGCGTGCTGGTGCTGAAGGAACGGTTACGCGGCCTGCAATGGCTGGCGGTGGCCTGTGCCGCGGTCGGCGTGGCCTGGCTGACCGTGGATGCCGGCCGCCCGCCGTGGATCGCACTCGGCCTGGCCTGCTCGTTCGGGCTGTACGGCCTGCTGCGCAAACTGATCTCGGTGGACCCGGTCGCCGGCCTCGGCATCGAGAGCCTGTACCTGTTCCTGCCCGCGATCGGCTTTGCGATCTGGAGCGAAGGGGCCCACGGCGGGGCCTTCTTCAGCGGCTGGGGCTGGAAGAACGACCTGCTGCTGATCCTCGGCGGCGCGGTCACCGCGCTGCCGCTGATCGGCTTCGCCTACGGCGTGAAGCGTATCCCGCTGTCGCTGGTCGGCATCCTTCAGTACATCGCCCCCACCATCGGCCTGCTGCTGGGCGTGTTCTTCTTCCGCGAGCCCTTCGACACCGGCAAGGCCCTGGGCTTCGCCGCGATCTGGGTCGGCCTGCTGCTGTTCATCGGCGACAGCCTGTGGCGGACGCGGAAGGCGGCGACGCGCTGA
- a CDS encoding MFS transporter, protein MSHSPSLSTPLDDKAALKRSISNTLKGSAGNLVEWYDVYVYSVFAVYFESQFFSADDKNSTVYVWAIFAATFLMRPIGAWYFGRFADRYGRRLALTVSVTMMAACSFLIALTPTAASIGGWAALILLFARLLQGFATGGEYGASATYMSEAAIPGRRGFLSSFHYVTLVGGHVLAQLTLLTMLIFWAKPEISAWGWRVAFGIGGLAAIVVFWLRRTMDESLGHDDIEAAREGKAKASGSMRELFVNQWRPLLLCFLITAGGTVAFYTYSVNGPKMIQSAFAGNDVMTGTLINLGVLTFLMLLQPVGGWLSDMIGRKSLLVFFGVGGVLYSWYLVTELPNQHDPVWAFLTLALGFVILTGYTSINAVVKAELFPTHVRALGVGLGYALANSLFGGTAPLLYQGALKTGHVGEFAIYVTAIIAVSLFVYVFFLKNKGPNWLDGTRK, encoded by the coding sequence ATGAGCCACTCCCCCTCCCTTTCGACGCCCCTTGATGACAAGGCGGCGCTCAAACGCTCGATCTCCAACACCCTGAAAGGCTCGGCCGGCAACCTGGTCGAGTGGTACGACGTGTATGTGTACTCGGTGTTCGCGGTCTACTTCGAATCCCAGTTCTTCTCGGCTGACGACAAGAACTCCACCGTATATGTGTGGGCGATCTTCGCCGCCACCTTCCTGATGCGCCCGATCGGCGCGTGGTACTTCGGCCGTTTTGCCGACCGTTACGGCCGCCGCCTGGCGCTGACCGTGTCGGTGACGATGATGGCCGCCTGTTCGTTCCTGATCGCACTGACCCCCACCGCAGCCAGCATTGGCGGCTGGGCGGCATTGATCCTGCTGTTCGCACGTCTGCTGCAGGGCTTCGCTACCGGCGGCGAGTACGGGGCCTCGGCCACCTACATGTCCGAAGCGGCCATTCCGGGCCGTCGTGGCTTCCTGTCCTCGTTCCACTACGTCACCCTGGTGGGCGGCCACGTGCTGGCGCAGCTGACCCTGCTGACCATGCTGATCTTCTGGGCCAAGCCGGAAATCTCGGCCTGGGGCTGGCGCGTTGCGTTCGGCATCGGCGGCCTGGCCGCGATCGTGGTGTTCTGGCTGCGCCGGACCATGGACGAATCCCTGGGTCATGACGACATCGAAGCCGCGCGTGAGGGCAAGGCCAAGGCCTCCGGCTCGATGCGCGAGCTGTTCGTGAACCAGTGGCGTCCGCTGCTGCTGTGCTTCCTGATCACCGCCGGCGGCACCGTGGCCTTCTACACCTACTCGGTGAACGGCCCGAAGATGATCCAGAGCGCGTTTGCCGGCAACGACGTGATGACCGGCACGCTGATCAACCTCGGCGTGCTCACCTTCCTGATGCTGCTGCAGCCGGTTGGCGGCTGGCTGTCGGACATGATCGGGCGCAAGAGCCTGCTGGTGTTCTTCGGCGTGGGCGGCGTGCTGTACAGCTGGTACCTGGTCACCGAACTGCCGAACCAGCATGACCCGGTGTGGGCGTTCCTGACCCTGGCGCTGGGCTTTGTGATCCTGACCGGCTACACCTCGATCAACGCCGTGGTGAAGGCGGAGCTGTTCCCGACCCACGTGCGTGCACTGGGCGTGGGCCTGGGCTACGCGCTGGCCAACTCGCTGTTCGGTGGTACCGCGCCGCTGCTGTACCAGGGCGCGCTGAAGACCGGCCATGTGGGTGAATTCGCCATCTACGTCACCGCGATCATTGCGGTGTCGCTGTTCGTGTACGTGTTCTTCCTGAAGAACAAGGGCCCGAACTGGTTGGATGGGACGCGGAAATAA